A region of Diospyros lotus cultivar Yz01 chromosome 3, ASM1463336v1, whole genome shotgun sequence DNA encodes the following proteins:
- the LOC127798382 gene encoding receptor-like serine/threonine-protein kinase ALE2, giving the protein MPTFILLHFVLIILPALVSPCLGRSMPTSSSFAASALTHILRLKPSMASSIVPAPSPMYQGPVPGPQIRTLPRYHHHHHHHRRHVHVVRPISVSPAPASVPGCGQTCVEPLTSSPFGSPCGCVFPMKVRLLFDVSLYAIFPVIRELAIEVAAGTYLRQSQVIIIGASADSQDQGRTVVDVNLVPLGEKFDNTTAMLTSERFWQKKVPLNKNLFGNYDVMYINYPGLPSSPPFEGYQGSGPSGSAGNQQFPVTASFVNKSQKMNSKTIFVITLSTLVLLVVCCGAVSILLRWGNVERPSSTVGPVFMPSANKRPGLGSTLASSLTSSTSISLCPTMPASLLSVKTFALAELEKATERFSSKRVLGQGGFGRVYHGILEDGAEVAVKLLTRNNQNGDHEFIAEIGMLSRLHHRNLVKLIGICVENRTRCLVYELVPNGSVESHLHGADRRKGSLDWDARLKIALGAARGLAYLHEDSNPRVIHRDFKASNVLLEDDFTPKVSDFGLAREATEGSLHISTRVMGTFGYVAPEYAMTGHLLVKSDVYSYGVVLLELLSGRKPVNMSQPPGQENLVTWARPLLNSREGLERLVDPCLAGNYDFDDMAKVAAIASMCVHPEVAQRPFMGEVVQALKLIYNDTEDTCEYFSQKESSAPESEFKGDLDPSDSSWWNATPRLTYGHASSFITMEYCSDPLEEMENRPFSASSLNRGGVFLPIRHGNRSGPLRTVRSKPAFYRPKGSVSEHGGLPSRRAWNGASGLEGSF; this is encoded by the exons ATGCCAACCTTTATACTTCTCCATTTTGTTCTCATTATTTTGCCGGCTCTGGTTTCCCCTTGCTTAG GGAGGTCAATGCCAACGAGTTCATCATTTGCTGCATCAGCACTAACCCATATTCTCAGGCTCAAGCCTTCTATGGCGTCCTCAATTGTACCTGCTCCTTCTCCAATGTATCAAG GTCCTGTTCCTGGTCCTCAAATAAGAACTTTGCCCagatatcatcatcatcatcatcatcatcgtcgtcATGTTCATGTTGTTAGACCCATTTCAGTGTCCCCAGCTCCTGCTTCAGTACCAG GTTGTGGTCAAACATGTGTGGAGCCTCTTACTTCATCTCCCTTTGGTTCACCATGTGGCTGTGTGTTTCCCATGAAAGTCAGACTTCTCTTCGATGTGTCACTTTATGCTATCTTTCCTGTCATTAGAGAACTCGCAATTGAGGTTGCAGCAGGAACATATTTAAGACAAAGTCAAGTAATTATCATTGGAGCCAGTGCTGATAGTCAAGATCAGGGAAGAACAGTAGTGGATGTTAATTTGGTTCCTTTGGGAGAGAAGTTTGATAATACCACTGCTATGTTGACTTCTGAGAGATTTTGGCAGAAGAAGGTGCCTTTAAACAAGAACCTTTTTGGAAATTATGACGTGATGTACATTAACTATCCAG GGCTTCCTTCATCACCACCATTTGAGGGTTACCAGGGTAGTGGTCCAAGTGGAAGTGCTGGTAATCAGCAATTCCCTGTTACTGCAAGTTTTGTCAATAAGAGCCAGAAGATGAACTCTAAAACTATTTTCGTCATTACTTTGTCTACGTTAGTACTCTTGGTGGTTTGCTGTGGAGCTGTTTCAATCCTTTTAAGATGGGGGAATGTTGAAAGGCCATCAAGTACTGTTGGTCCTGTCTTTATGCCATCTGCTAATAAGAGGCCTG GACTTGGATCTACCTTAGCTAGTAGCTTGACAAGCTCAACATCAATCTCCCTTTGTCCTACCATGCCTGCTTCCCTTCTTTCTGTTAAAACATTTGCACTTGCAGAGCTTGAGAAAGCCACAGAAAGGTTTAGCTCAAAAAGAGTTCTAGGTCAAGGGGGATTTGGACGCGTTTATCATGGGATCCTAGAAGATGGAGCTGAAGTTGCAGTTAAATTGCTTACGAGGAATAATCAGAATGGGGATCATGAATTTATAGCAGAAATTGGGATGCTAAGCCGATTGCACCACCGTAACCTTGTGAAACTGATTGGTATATGTGTTGAAAATCGCACACGGTGCTTGGTTTATGAACTTGTTCCCAATGGCAGTGTGGAGTCCCATTTGCATG GTGCTGACAGGAGAAAGGGGTCTCTTGACTGGGATGCACGATTGAAGATTGCATTAGGTGCAGCAAGGGGATTGGCGTATCTTCATGAAGATTCTAATCCTCGTGTAATTCACAGAGATTTTAAGGCCAGTAATGTCTTATTAGAAGATGATTTCACCCCCAAGGTTTCAGACTTTGGGTTGGCAAGGGAAGCAACGGAAGGGAGTCTTCACATTTCAACTCGGGTCATGGGAACTTTTGG GTATGTTGCCCCTGAATATGCAATGACGGGACATCTACTTGTCAAAAGTGACGTTTACAGTTATGGAGTCGTGCTTCTGGAGCTTCTCTCTGGGAGGAAACCTGTGAACATGTCTCAACCTCCTGGACAAGAGAACCTTGTGACTTGGGCTCGACCGCTATTAAATAGCAGGGAAGGATTGGAGCGGTTGGTGGATCCTTGCTTGGCTGGGAACTACGACTTTGACGACATGGCAAAGGTGGCAGCCATCGCTTCCATGTGCGTTCACCCAGAGGTGGCTCAAAGGCCCTTCATGGGGGAAGTTGTGCAGGCATTGAAACTTATATACAATGACACGGAGGACACTTGTGAATACTTCAGTCAGAAAGAGTCTTCTGCTCCAGAGTCCGAATTTAAAGGCGATCTCGACCCTTCTGATAGCAGTTGGTGGAATGCCACACCGCGTCTCACTTACGGCCATGCTTCTTCTTTCATCACCATGGAGTATTGTTCTGACCCACTTGAAGAGATGGAAAACAGACCGTTTTCGGCTTCAAGCTTGAACAGGGGGGGCGTCTTCTTACCTATAAGGCATGGAAATAGGTCAGGCCCTCTAAGGACAGTTCGGAGCAAGCCAGCATTCTACAGACCCAAGGGGAGTGTGAGTGAACATGGCGGCCTTCCCTCCAGACGAGCTTGGAATGGTGCCAGCGGCCTCGAAGGTTCCTTCTAG